CGCTGCAGCTGGAGTCGGCGTCAACtgaactcaactcaactcgaCGCCGGCGTCGagtggttggttggttggttggttggttgtcATTTCGGGTCGGTTGGCTGGTTTTGGTTTGCTTTGGTAGCAGCAACGCCGGGAACTTGGCCCCAGTCGCAGACCACACGCTCCACGGCAACTACGATTCGGATTCGTATTCGGATTCGGCCCTGGCTCGCCACGAACGcagtcaaaacaaaaagaaaaacaaaaacaaaaaacaaaaacaaaaagtaaaacaaaaataaaaacaacaaagaaaaacaaaaacaaaaacaaaaaccatctGTGCCGGTGGAAGTGCGAGTTCGGCTATCGCCCTGTGCTCGGAATCGACGTTATCACAACGGCAGTATCGGAAACAGCACCAGCCACAGCACCAGACGAAAAGAAGAATCGATTGACTATCTGCTGAAGTCATGAGCAACACCATGGCAGCCGCCCACGAGCCGACGATCCACTACCTGGACAGTGTGCTCAACGAGGAGGAGAAGCGGTGCGAGTACGGCCACCAGTGGCGCAACTTCTCCATCTCCCGATCCGGACGCTTCCGCTCGAAGAACAAGAAGCGGGACGCGGTGGACGGCAAGCTCTTCGACGcaggatcgggatcgggatcgggatcgggattaggaacaggaacaggaacaggaacaggatcCCCGAGGGACAGCGAAAAGGTGCGGTCCCACTTGGGCTTCATTATCGTACCGGTACACCCAAtcatctaaaaaaaaaaccagcaaGTGAATGGGGTTCGTGATTTGTGGGTGATTTCAGTTGGCTATCTGCGATAGGTAATCTGCACCTATTGTGCTTAGTTAGTGCGTCGAACACCGTTGTTTGTCGTCAGCTGCAGCGTAAACTACAGAGCGGAACTACTCGTTAACGGAACAGGAgtgggtttttgttttgataaggCCAGACTCATCCCACTTTCAAGTGCATCGGGAAAGTCCCAAAGATTTGTTCTCGTTGTGTATACAAAAAGGTACACAAAGGTGCCTATACGAAGTAATACCCACACATATTT
This genomic window from Drosophila gunungcola strain Sukarami chromosome 3R, Dgunungcola_SK_2, whole genome shotgun sequence contains:
- the LOC128257880 gene encoding period circadian protein gives rise to the protein MSNTMAAAHEPTIHYLDSVLNEEEKRCEYGHQWRNFSISRSGRFRSKNKKRDAVDGKLFDAGSGSGSGSGLGTGTGTGTGSPRDSEKVSSRTASKSAAPSTTGSTSNPGTQARSQRDQVESYKSFYETNL